A genomic window from Brassica oleracea var. oleracea cultivar TO1000 chromosome C8, BOL, whole genome shotgun sequence includes:
- the LOC106312473 gene encoding serine hydroxymethyltransferase 4, which yields MDPVSSWGNTPLVTVDPEIHDLIEKEKRRQCRGIELIASENFTSFAVIEALGSALTNKYSEGMPGNRYYGGNEFIDQIENLCQSRALQAFRLDSASWGVNVQPYSGSPANFAAYTALLQPHDRIMGLDLPSGGHLTHGYYTSGGKKISATSIYFESLPYKVNFTTGYIDYDKLEEKAMDFRPKLLICGGSAYPRDWDYARLRAVADKVGALLLCDMAHISGLVAAQEAANPFDYCDVVTTTTHKSLRGPRAGMIFYRKGPKPPKKGQPEGAVYDFEDKINFAVFPALQGGPHNHQIGALAVALKQANTPGFKVYAKQVKANAVALANYLMGKGYSIVTGGTENHLVLWDLRPLGLTGNKVEKLCDLCNITLNKNAVFGDSSALAPGGVRIGTPAMTSRGLVEKDFEKIGEFLSRSVTLTLNIQKEHGKLLKDFNKGLVNNKEIEELKADVEKFSASYEMPGFLMSEMKYQD from the exons ATGGATCCAGTCTCATCCTGGGGAAACACCCCTCTCGTCACCGTCGATCCCGAGATCCACGACCTCATCGAGAAGGAGAAACGCCGCCAATGCCGCGGAATCGAACTCATCGCCTCCGAGAATTTCACCTCCTTCGCCGTCATCGAAGCTCTCGGAAGCGCGCTGACCAACAAATACTCCGAAGGCATGCCCGGTAACCGTTACTACGGAGGCAACGAGTTCATCGACCAGATCGAGAATCTCTGCCAGTCACGCGCTCTCCAAGCCTTCCGTCTCGATTCAGCATCCTGGGGCGTCAATGTCCAGCCCTACTCCGGATCTCCGGCCAATTTCGCCGCTTACACCGCCTTGCTTCAGCCTCACGATCGTATCATGGGGCTTGATCTGCCTTCGGGTGGTCATCTCACGCATGGATACTATACATCCGGAGGGAAGAAGATCTCTGCTACTTCCATCTACTTTGAGAGCCTTCCTTATAAGGTGAACTTCACCACTGGTTACATCGATTACGATAAGCTTGAGGAGAAGGCCATGGATTTCAGGCCTAAGTTGCTCATCTGTGGTGGTAGTGCCTACCCTAGGGACTGGGATTACGCTAGATTGAGAGCGGTTGCTGATAAGGTTGGAGCTCTTTTGCTCTGTGACATGGCTCACATTAGTGGCCTCGTTGCTGCTCAG GAAGCTGCAAACCCATTTGACTACTGTGACGTTGTGACAACAACAACCCACAAGAGTTTGAGGGGTCCAAGGGCTGGTATGATCTTCTACAGGAAGGGCCCAAAACCACCAAAGAAGGGGCAGCCCGAGGGTGCAGTCTATGACTTTGAGGACAAAATCAACTTTGCTGTTTTTCCTGCGCTTCAAGGTGGTCCTCACAATCACCAGATTGGTGCTCTAGCTGTTGCGTTGAAGCAGGCTAACACTCCTGGTTTCAAGGTCTATGCGAAACAGGTGAAAGCCAATGCTGTTGCCCTTGCAAACTACCTGATGGGCAAGGGATACAGCATTGTAACTGGTGGAACTGAAAACCACCTTGTTCTTTGGGATCTTCGCCCTCTTGGATTGACCG GTAACAAAGTTGAGAAGCTTTGTGATCTGTGCAACATTACTCTGAACAAGAATGCTGTATTTGGAGATAGCAGTGCTCTTGCTCCTGGAGGTGTAAGAATCG GTACACCTGCGATGACATCAAGAGGATTGGTAGAGAAGGACTTTGAGAAGATAGGAGAGTTCTTGAGCCGATCAGTGACACTCACATTGAACATCCAGAAGGAGCACGGTAAGCTGTTGAAGGACTTCAACAAGGGATTGGTGAACAACAAGGAGATCGAGGAGCTCAAGGCTGATGTGGAGAAGTTCTCCGCCTCTTATGAGATGCCTGGATTTCTCATGTCTGAGATGAAGTACCAGGATTAG
- the LOC106308539 gene encoding uncharacterized protein LOC106308539: MAKQGRKMRTRNTFSDTETYAMRNRSHFSAKEDDDLDVEINPPQNIGTRCVQPRGSNSSGMNSINNTHSPYFLHSADYPGLCISNQKLDGLNYNNWYIVMRMSLDANNKIGFDGSLVRPAENDLLFKISIRCNNMVKSWLLNIVNQEIYDSIMYYDDAVEMWNDLYSRFRVSNLPRKYQLEQAIATFKQGSMDLSAYYTKKKTLWEQLSNTN; this comes from the coding sequence ATGGCGAAGCAAGGAAGGAAGATGAGGACTCGAAACACCTTTTCTGATACAGAAACATATGCGATGCGGAATCGATCGCATTTTTCCGCAAAAGAAGACGATGATCTAGACGTCGAGATCAATCCGCCGCAGAATATTGGAACTCGCTGTGTGCAACCTCGTGGATCTAATAGCTCTGGTATGAACTCCATCAACAACACTCATAGTCCGTATTTCTTGCATTCCGCCGATTATCCTGGGTTGTGTATCTCGAATCAGAAGTTAGATGGATTGAATTATAACAACTGGTATATTGTGATGAGGATGAGTCTTGATGCTAATAACAAGATAGGATTCGATGGATCGTTAGTTAGACCAGCTGAAAATGATCTGTTGTTCAAGATCTCGATTAGATGCAACAACATGGTTAAGTCGTGGTTACTTAATATAGTGAATCAGGAGATATATGATAGCATCATGTATTATGATGATGCTGTTGAGATGTGGAATGATTTGTACTCAAGGTTTCGAGTGAGTAATCTCCCAAGGAAGTATCAGTTAGAGCAGGCTATTGCGACCTTTAAGCAGGGATCCATGGATTTATCTGCTTACTATACTAAGAAGAAGACTCTTTGGGAGCAACTGTCTAACACAAACTAG